From Ananas comosus cultivar F153 linkage group 8, ASM154086v1, whole genome shotgun sequence, one genomic window encodes:
- the LOC109714440 gene encoding DExH-box ATP-dependent RNA helicase DExH1 isoform X1, whose amino-acid sequence MPLCYLLGSPLYYVVSSKPRFRSPLRGFFALRTMSFRPNYQGGRRGGGGRGGGGGGRGGGGGGRGGGEQRWWDPQWRAERLRQMAGEVEKLDETEWWNKIKQLKEGGQQELIVKRNFGRDGQNTLADMAQRQGLYFHAYNKGKTLVFSKVPLPDYRADLDERHGSTQKEIKMSTETERRVENLLTRSKEALTINDSAGPSAPSGKQSFPGTSTTESDSTSKVDKQRFSAQLRDLQNSKKASPSARAMQSFREKLPAYRVKDDFLKAVAANQVLVISGETGCGKTTQLPQFILEEEIENLRGADCSIICTQPRRISAISVAARIASERGENLGETVGYQIRLEAKRSAQTRLLFCTTGVLLRRLVQEPDLSGVSHLLVDEIHERGMNEDFLIIILRDLLPQRPDLRLILMSATINADLFSKYFGNAPIIHIPGFTFPVAELFLEDVLEKTRYKINSEFDDYRGSSRRRRQQSTKSDPLTEIFEDVDIDSQYKSYSTSTRQSLEAWSGTQLDLGLVESTIEHICRHEGDGAILVFLTGWDEISKLLDKIKENNFLGNSSKFLVLPLHGSMPTVNQREIFDRPPSNMRKIVLATNIAESSITIDDVVYVIDCGKAKETSYDALNKLACLLPSWISKASAHQRRGRAGRVQPGVCYRLYPKVIHDAMPQYQLPEILRTPLQELCLNIKSLQLGAVASFLAKALQPPDPLAVKNAIELLKTIGVLDDMEELTPLGRHLCTLPLDPNIGKMLLMGCIFQCLGPALTIAAALAHRDPFVLPINRKEEADAAKRSFADDSYSDHIALLKAFEAWKDAKRSGRDRAFCWQNFLSPITLQMMDDMRNQFIDLLSDIGFVNKARGLKDYNHYGNDLEMVCAVLCAGLYPNVIQCKRRGKRTAFYSKEVGKVDIHPSSVNAGVHEFPLPYMVYSEKVKTASIYIRDSTNISDYALLLFGGALIPSKTGDGIEMLGGYLHFSAPKSVIQLIQRLRGELDKLLQRKIVEPGLDIPAEGKDVVAAAVELLHSQNIYH is encoded by the exons atgcccCTCTGTTACCTTTTGGGCTCTCCACTCTACTACGTCGTCTCCTCCAAACCCCGATTCCGCTCCCCCCTCAGAGGCTTCTTCGCTCTTCGCACCATGTCCTTTCGCCCCAACTACCAGGGCGGCcgcagaggcggcggcggcaggggcggcggcggcggcggaaggggaggcggcggcggcggaagggGCGGCGGCGAACAGAGGTGGTGGGATCCGCAGTGGAGAGCCGAGCGCCTCCGCCAAATGGCCGGAGAG GTCGAAAAGCTGGATGAGACTGAATGGTGGAACAAGATAAAGCAATTGAAAGAAGGTGGACAGCAGGAGCTGATAGTTAAGCGGAATTTTGGGCGGGATGGTCAAAATACTCTTGCAGATATGGCACAGAGACAAGGCCTCTACTT TCATGCGTACAACAAAGGGAAGACGCTTGTTTTCAGCAAAGTGCCACTGCCAGACTACAGGGCTGATCTTGATGAACGGCACGGATCAACGCAGAAAGAG ATTAAGATGTCGACAGAGACTGAAAGAAGAGTTGAAAATCTTCTGACTAGATCAAAAGAAGCATTGACAATAAACGATTCTGCTGGCCCATCTGCTCCCTCAGGAAAACAGTCTTTTCCTGGCACATCTACCACTGAATCTGACTCAACATCAAAAGTTGATAAGCAGAGGTTCAGTGCCCAGCTTAGGGACCTCCAGAACTCAAAGAAG GCATCACCAAGTGCAAGGGCAATGCAGTCCTTTAGAGAAAAGTTACCTGCGTACAGAGTAAAAGATGACTTTTTGAAAGCTGTGGCAGCCAATCAG GTACTGGTCATTTCTGGTGAAACGGGTTGTGGCAAAACTACACAGTTACCCCAATTCATATTGGAGGAGGAGATAGAGAATCTTCGTGGAGCTGATTGCAGCATAATATGTACTCAGCCTCGCCGTATATCAGCGATTTCTGTTGCAGCACGAATAGCTTCTGAAAGGGGTGAAAATCTTGGAGAAACTGTGGGCTACCAGATCCGCTTGGAAGCAAAACGTTCTGCACAAACACGACTTTTGTTCTGCACAACTGGAGTATTGCTTCGGAGGCTG GTCCAGGAGCCAGATTTAAGCGGTGTAAGCCATTTACTAGTGGATGAAATTCATGAGAGGGGCATGAACGAGGACTTCCTCATCATTATCTTGCGTGACCTCCTGCCACAACGCCCGGACCTTCGTCTTATATTGATGAGTGCAACTATAAATGCAGACCTCTTCTCTAAGTACTTTGGGAACGCTCCAATTATCCATATTCCG GGGTTTACTTTTCCTGTAGCTGAACTGTTTCTAGAAGATGTTCTAGAAAAAACTCGGTACAAGATTAATTCAGAATTTGATGATTATCGAGGGAgctcaagaagaagaagacagcAGTCAACAAAAAGCGACCCATTGACTGAAATATTTGAG GATGTTGATATTGATAGCCAGTACAAGAGCTATAGCACTTCTACAAGGCAATCTCTTGAAGCTTGGTCTGGCACTCAACTAGATTTAGGACTT GTGGAAAGTACAATCGAGCACATCTGTCGCCATGAAGGGGACGGTGCAATCCTCGTGTTTCTCACAGGTTGGGATGAAATCTCTAAGCTTCTTGACAAGATTAAGGAAAACAATTTCCTTGGAAATTCTAGCAAATTTCTAGTCCTTCCTTTGCATGGGTCCATGCCAACTGTCAATCAGCGGGAGATTTTTGATAGACCACCAAGTAATATGAG AAAAATTGTGCTTGCTACGAATATTGCAGAAAGTAGTATTACTATTGATGATGTTGTGTACGTTATTGACTGTGGAAAGGCAAAGGAAACGAGTTATGATGCCCTAAATAAGCTGGCATGCTTGTTACCATCATGGATATCCAAAGCTTCTGCACATCAG AGGAGGGGCCGTGCTGGGCGTGTTCAACCAGGTGTTTGCTACAGATTATACCCAAAAGTTATTCACGATGCCATGCCGCAATATCAATTGCCTGAAATTCTTCGAACTCCTTTGCAAGAATTATGCCTTAATATTAAAAGCTTACAACTCGGAGCAGTTGCGTCCTTTTTAGCGAAGGCCCTCCAACCTCCTGACCCGCTTGCTGTTAAAAATGCAATTGAACTTCTCAAAACTATCGGGGTACTAGATGACATGGAGGAACTTACTCCTCTTG GTCGACATCTCTGCACGCTGCCTTTGGATCCAAATATCGGAAAGATGCTacttatgggatgtatttttcaGTGTTTAGGTCCGGCTTTGACAATTGCTGCTGCTCTCGCACATAGAGACCCATTTGTTCTGCCAATAAATAGGAAAGAAGAAGCTGACGCTGCAAAAAGATCGTTTGCTGATGATTCCTACAG tgaTCATATTGCTCTTTTAAAGGCTTTTGAAGCTTGGAAGGATGCAAAACGTAGTGGAAGAGATCGTGCTTTTTGTTGGCAAAACTTTTTATCCCCCATAACACTCCAGATGATGGACGACATGAGAAATCAGTTTATTGATCTATTATCCGACATTGGTTTTGTGAACAAGGCTAGAGGACTTAAG GATTATAATCATTATGGAAATGATTTAGAAATGGTATGTGCCGTCCTATGTGCTGGGCTATACCCTAATGTGATCCAGTGCAAAAGAAGGGGGAAGAGGACAGCTTTCTACAGTAAAGAAGTTGGAAAAGTCGACATTCACCCATCATCTGTGAATGCCGGGGTCCACGAATTTCCTTTGCCATACATGGTTTATAGTGAGAAGGTGAAGACTGCAAGCATTTATATCAGAGACTCTACTAATATTTCAGATTACGCTTTGCTACTTTTTGGCGGCGCACTTATTCCGAGCAAAACTGGGGATGGCATCGAGATGTTAGGTGGCTACCTTCATTTCTCTGCGCCGAAGAGTGTTATACAACTCATTCAG AGGTTGAGAGGGGAATTGGACAAGCTCCTCCAGAGGAAAATCGTTGAGCCAGGACTCGACATCCCCGCGGAGGGAAAGGATGTTGTTGCTGCAGCTGTGGAATTGTTGCATAGCCAGAACATTTACCACTAA
- the LOC109714440 gene encoding DExH-box ATP-dependent RNA helicase DExH1 isoform X2, producing MVKILLQIWHRDKASTYSHAYNKGKTLVFSKVPLPDYRADLDERHGSTQKEIKMSTETERRVENLLTRSKEALTINDSAGPSAPSGKQSFPGTSTTESDSTSKVDKQRFSAQLRDLQNSKKASPSARAMQSFREKLPAYRVKDDFLKAVAANQVLVISGETGCGKTTQLPQFILEEEIENLRGADCSIICTQPRRISAISVAARIASERGENLGETVGYQIRLEAKRSAQTRLLFCTTGVLLRRLVQEPDLSGVSHLLVDEIHERGMNEDFLIIILRDLLPQRPDLRLILMSATINADLFSKYFGNAPIIHIPGFTFPVAELFLEDVLEKTRYKINSEFDDYRGSSRRRRQQSTKSDPLTEIFEDVDIDSQYKSYSTSTRQSLEAWSGTQLDLGLVESTIEHICRHEGDGAILVFLTGWDEISKLLDKIKENNFLGNSSKFLVLPLHGSMPTVNQREIFDRPPSNMRKIVLATNIAESSITIDDVVYVIDCGKAKETSYDALNKLACLLPSWISKASAHQRRGRAGRVQPGVCYRLYPKVIHDAMPQYQLPEILRTPLQELCLNIKSLQLGAVASFLAKALQPPDPLAVKNAIELLKTIGVLDDMEELTPLGRHLCTLPLDPNIGKMLLMGCIFQCLGPALTIAAALAHRDPFVLPINRKEEADAAKRSFADDSYSDHIALLKAFEAWKDAKRSGRDRAFCWQNFLSPITLQMMDDMRNQFIDLLSDIGFVNKARGLKDYNHYGNDLEMVCAVLCAGLYPNVIQCKRRGKRTAFYSKEVGKVDIHPSSVNAGVHEFPLPYMVYSEKVKTASIYIRDSTNISDYALLLFGGALIPSKTGDGIEMLGGYLHFSAPKSVIQLIQRLRGELDKLLQRKIVEPGLDIPAEGKDVVAAAVELLHSQNIYH from the exons ATGGTCAAAATACTCTTGCAGATATGGCACAGAGACAAGGCCTCTACTT ATAGTCATGCGTACAACAAAGGGAAGACGCTTGTTTTCAGCAAAGTGCCACTGCCAGACTACAGGGCTGATCTTGATGAACGGCACGGATCAACGCAGAAAGAG ATTAAGATGTCGACAGAGACTGAAAGAAGAGTTGAAAATCTTCTGACTAGATCAAAAGAAGCATTGACAATAAACGATTCTGCTGGCCCATCTGCTCCCTCAGGAAAACAGTCTTTTCCTGGCACATCTACCACTGAATCTGACTCAACATCAAAAGTTGATAAGCAGAGGTTCAGTGCCCAGCTTAGGGACCTCCAGAACTCAAAGAAG GCATCACCAAGTGCAAGGGCAATGCAGTCCTTTAGAGAAAAGTTACCTGCGTACAGAGTAAAAGATGACTTTTTGAAAGCTGTGGCAGCCAATCAG GTACTGGTCATTTCTGGTGAAACGGGTTGTGGCAAAACTACACAGTTACCCCAATTCATATTGGAGGAGGAGATAGAGAATCTTCGTGGAGCTGATTGCAGCATAATATGTACTCAGCCTCGCCGTATATCAGCGATTTCTGTTGCAGCACGAATAGCTTCTGAAAGGGGTGAAAATCTTGGAGAAACTGTGGGCTACCAGATCCGCTTGGAAGCAAAACGTTCTGCACAAACACGACTTTTGTTCTGCACAACTGGAGTATTGCTTCGGAGGCTG GTCCAGGAGCCAGATTTAAGCGGTGTAAGCCATTTACTAGTGGATGAAATTCATGAGAGGGGCATGAACGAGGACTTCCTCATCATTATCTTGCGTGACCTCCTGCCACAACGCCCGGACCTTCGTCTTATATTGATGAGTGCAACTATAAATGCAGACCTCTTCTCTAAGTACTTTGGGAACGCTCCAATTATCCATATTCCG GGGTTTACTTTTCCTGTAGCTGAACTGTTTCTAGAAGATGTTCTAGAAAAAACTCGGTACAAGATTAATTCAGAATTTGATGATTATCGAGGGAgctcaagaagaagaagacagcAGTCAACAAAAAGCGACCCATTGACTGAAATATTTGAG GATGTTGATATTGATAGCCAGTACAAGAGCTATAGCACTTCTACAAGGCAATCTCTTGAAGCTTGGTCTGGCACTCAACTAGATTTAGGACTT GTGGAAAGTACAATCGAGCACATCTGTCGCCATGAAGGGGACGGTGCAATCCTCGTGTTTCTCACAGGTTGGGATGAAATCTCTAAGCTTCTTGACAAGATTAAGGAAAACAATTTCCTTGGAAATTCTAGCAAATTTCTAGTCCTTCCTTTGCATGGGTCCATGCCAACTGTCAATCAGCGGGAGATTTTTGATAGACCACCAAGTAATATGAG AAAAATTGTGCTTGCTACGAATATTGCAGAAAGTAGTATTACTATTGATGATGTTGTGTACGTTATTGACTGTGGAAAGGCAAAGGAAACGAGTTATGATGCCCTAAATAAGCTGGCATGCTTGTTACCATCATGGATATCCAAAGCTTCTGCACATCAG AGGAGGGGCCGTGCTGGGCGTGTTCAACCAGGTGTTTGCTACAGATTATACCCAAAAGTTATTCACGATGCCATGCCGCAATATCAATTGCCTGAAATTCTTCGAACTCCTTTGCAAGAATTATGCCTTAATATTAAAAGCTTACAACTCGGAGCAGTTGCGTCCTTTTTAGCGAAGGCCCTCCAACCTCCTGACCCGCTTGCTGTTAAAAATGCAATTGAACTTCTCAAAACTATCGGGGTACTAGATGACATGGAGGAACTTACTCCTCTTG GTCGACATCTCTGCACGCTGCCTTTGGATCCAAATATCGGAAAGATGCTacttatgggatgtatttttcaGTGTTTAGGTCCGGCTTTGACAATTGCTGCTGCTCTCGCACATAGAGACCCATTTGTTCTGCCAATAAATAGGAAAGAAGAAGCTGACGCTGCAAAAAGATCGTTTGCTGATGATTCCTACAG tgaTCATATTGCTCTTTTAAAGGCTTTTGAAGCTTGGAAGGATGCAAAACGTAGTGGAAGAGATCGTGCTTTTTGTTGGCAAAACTTTTTATCCCCCATAACACTCCAGATGATGGACGACATGAGAAATCAGTTTATTGATCTATTATCCGACATTGGTTTTGTGAACAAGGCTAGAGGACTTAAG GATTATAATCATTATGGAAATGATTTAGAAATGGTATGTGCCGTCCTATGTGCTGGGCTATACCCTAATGTGATCCAGTGCAAAAGAAGGGGGAAGAGGACAGCTTTCTACAGTAAAGAAGTTGGAAAAGTCGACATTCACCCATCATCTGTGAATGCCGGGGTCCACGAATTTCCTTTGCCATACATGGTTTATAGTGAGAAGGTGAAGACTGCAAGCATTTATATCAGAGACTCTACTAATATTTCAGATTACGCTTTGCTACTTTTTGGCGGCGCACTTATTCCGAGCAAAACTGGGGATGGCATCGAGATGTTAGGTGGCTACCTTCATTTCTCTGCGCCGAAGAGTGTTATACAACTCATTCAG AGGTTGAGAGGGGAATTGGACAAGCTCCTCCAGAGGAAAATCGTTGAGCCAGGACTCGACATCCCCGCGGAGGGAAAGGATGTTGTTGCTGCAGCTGTGGAATTGTTGCATAGCCAGAACATTTACCACTAA
- the LOC109714443 gene encoding FBD-associated F-box protein At5g22730-like, whose protein sequence is MAKRPLSPCPKESPTTTTAKRLRLRSSSEEEDGGGAADRISALPDAVLQRILSLLPISAAARTSALSRRWRLLWTAVPSLNLHHHHHPPAADSSSSYHRFVLSMLSALLRRSSSDAVCSLRFLADHPHIADAAGYSSSSFPCCAADEIAAFALRSGAQELSLDFKISSRDSITDITECLEDKEVGETYSYKLLHRLPPSLLKLSPSLRVLRLKDCRIRVPSAAAAGGGLLAPQLETLWLTRVYPAEGGDGRIQPLLDGLVAGCPKLESLGLEGYPMGWQRNAVEFVVPPSEDLTLSCRQLIHLTVRCCHCFRSVQVDAPRLESLQFVGEVPPGYRFVLVGSPGLVRAEVVYCYCPNRYVFDAEERRNGLLQKLSHVQSLSIQSRTPMDYLVSRRVGDKTPPIYRQLRTLELQGTFPSFYLEDDASISYILSFLGEMPILEHLTLGLSSKIWPIDSSDETNELFVLKKHFWDEECEVPELEGVTVNCLQHSLKTIKITEFYEMEIHITLVKYLLRNAFKLEEMWVRGGPALYADHLRIQQELLKLRADSSTKITLI, encoded by the exons ATGGCGAAGCGCCCACTGTCTCCCTGTCCGAAGGAGAGCccaacgacgacgacggcgaagCGCCTTCGTCTCCGCAGTAGCAGCGAAGAAGAAGATGGCGGCGGTGCTGCCGACCGCATCAGCGCCCTCCCCGACGCCGTCCTGCAGCGcatcctctccctcctccccatctccgccgccgcccgcaCCTCCGCCCTCTCCCGCCGCTGGCGCCTCCTCTGGACCGCCGTCCCCTCCCTcaacctccaccaccaccaccacccccccGCCGCCGACAGCAGTAGCTCCTACCACCGCTTCGTCCTCTCCATGCTctccgccctcctccgccgctcctCCTCCGACGCCGTCTGCTCCCTCCGGTTCCTCGCCGACCATCCTCAcatcgccgacgccgccggctactcctcctcctcctttccgTGCTGCGCCGCCGATGAGATTGCCGCCTTCGCCCTGCGGAGCGGCGCGCAGGAGCTCTCCCTCGACTTCAAGATCTCCTCGCGGGATTCGATCACGGACATCACCGAATGCCTCGAGGACAAGGAAGTCGGCGAGACGTACAGCTACAAACTCCTGCACCGGCTGCCGCCGAGCCTGCTCAAGCTCTCGCCGTCGCTGCGCGTGCTGCGGCTGAAGGACTGCAGGATCCGCGTCccctccgccgctgccgccggcgGCGGCCTGCTGGCGCCGCAGCTGGAGACGCTATGGCTGACGAGGGTCTACCCGGCGGAAGGCGGCGACGGCCGTATCCAGCCGCTGCTCGACGGGCTGGTCGCCGGCTGCCCGAAGCTCGAGAGCTTGGGGCTGGAGGGCTACCCGATGGGCTGGCAGCGGAACGCGGTCGAATTCGTCGTCCCGCCGAGCGAGGATCTGACGCTGAGCTGCCGGCAGCTGATCCACCTGACCGTCAGGTGCTGCCACTGCTTCCGGTCGGTGCAGGTCGACGCGCCGCGCCTCGAATCCCTGCAGTTCGTGGGGGAGGTGCCTCCGGGCTACCGGTTCGTTCTGGTCGGCTCGCCCGGCCTCGTGCGTGCGGAAGTCGTGTACTGCTACTGCCCCAACAGATACGTTTTCGACGCGGAGGAAAGGCGGAATGGACTACTGCAGAAGCTTAGCCACGTGCAGTCCCTAAGCATTCAATCTCGAACCCCCATG GATTATCTGGTTTCAAGAAGAGTAGGGGATAAGACCCCTCCCATATATCGCCAACTTAGGACCTTGGAGCTGCAAGGCACTTTCCCTTCATTTTATTTGGAGGATGATGCGAGTATCAGTTACATATTGAGCTTCCTTGGAGAAATGCCCATACTGGAGCATCTCACTCTAGGATTAAGCAGCAAGATTTGGCCAATCGATTCGAGTGATGAGACAAACGAG TTGTTTGTTTTGAAGAAACATTTCTGGGATGAAGAATGTGAAGTTCCAGAGCTGGAAGGGGTTACTGTCAATTGCTTACAACATTCTCTAAAAACCATAAAGATTACGGAGTTCTACGAAATGGAGATTCACATTACTCTGGTTAAGTATTTACTTCGAAATGCATTCAAATTAGAGGAGATGTGGGTTCGCGGTGGCCCGGCACTTTATGCGGACCATTTAAGGATCCAGCAGGAGCTACTAAAGTTAAGAGCAGATTCAAGCACTAAGATTACTTTGATATAA
- the LOC109714444 gene encoding cyanate hydratase: MEPLGGGGGGGGGERAAVVRRLMAAKAAAGKSYAEIAAETGLTNVYVAQLLRRQAQLKPDTAPALRRSLPALSDDLLDLMMAPPFRSYHPDILQEPAIYRINEAVMHFGESIKEIINEEFGDGIMSAIDFYCSVDKVQGVDGKDRVVITFDGKYLPYSEQRSEHMVSRLRHQAS, from the exons ATGGAGCCcctcggcggcggaggcggaggcggaggcggagagaGGGCGGCGGTGGTGCGGCGGCTGATGGcggcgaaggcggcggcggggaagaGCTACGCGGAGATCGCGGCGGAGACGGGGCTCACCAACGTGTACGTGGCGCAGCTCCTCCGCCGCCAAGCCCAGCTCAAGCCCGACACCGCCCCCGCCCTCCGCCGCTCCCTCCCCGCCCTCTCCGACGACCTCCTCGACCTCATGATGGCCCCGCCCTTCCGATCCTACCACCCCGACATCCTCCAGGAGCCCGCCATCTACCG GATAAATGAAGCTGTTATGCATTTTGGAGAGAGCATCAAAGAAATCATCAATGAGGAGTTTGGTGATGGCAT TATGTCGGCCATAGATTTCTACTGCTCAGTTGACAAGGTTCAAGGTGTTGACGGAAAGGACCGTGTGGTCATTACATTTGATGGCAAGTATCTGCCTTACAGCGAGCAG AGGTCGGAGCATATGGTTTCACGATTGAGGCATCAAGCCTCATGA
- the LOC109714462 gene encoding myb-related protein 330-like — translation MLGLNRCGRSCRSRWLNYLRPGLKIGGFTEEEDRIISSLYNQKGRCWSVIAAQLPGRTDLSIKNYWNCKLSKKVVSSKNKMLTLRPKPDRLPSAPITPSSTETQKPDHLSFSRKPSTSDGLGSKLDTDESAQKTKLLTSSSSGELISESSSSSANVASENLVADAGASALVNTECRPPEFNELVDWCVMSPPRDLVIDYSYSSSIIDGLEDINSSDMLLSDEPWW, via the exons ATGCTAGGATTGAACCGGTGCGGCCGGAGCTGCCGTTCGCGGTGGCTCAATTACCTCCGGCCCGGCCTCAAGATTGGCGGCTTCACTGAAGAAGAAGATAGGATCATTTCCAGTCTGTACAACCAGAAAGGAAGATG TTGGTCTGTAATTGCCGCGCAACTTCCTGGAAGAACTGATTTGTCCATCAAGAACTACTGGAACTGCAAGCTTAGCAAGAAGGTCGTGTCGTCGAAGAACAAAATGCTCACCCTCCGTCCGAAGCCCGATCGACTCCCTTCTGCTCCGATCACTCCGTCGTCGACAGAGACGCAAAAGCCCGATCACCTCAGCTTCTCACGAAAGCCGTCGACTTCCGACGGCCTAGGGTCCAAACTCGATACCGATGAATCCGCTCAGAAGACGAAGTTGCTAACATCATCAAGTAGTGGTGAGTTGATCTCCGAGTCCTCGTCGAGCTCGGCGAATGTCGCTTCCGAGAATCTGGTTGCTGATGCTGGCGCGAGCGCGCTGGTGAATACTGAGTGTCGACCACCGGAGTTTAACGAGCTAGTCGATTGGTGTGTTATGTCGCCGCCTCGTGATCTTGTAATCGATTATTCGTACTCTTCGTCGATTATCGACGGTTTGGAGGACATCAACAGCAGCGATATGTTGTTATCCGACGAACCATGGTGGTGA